The Gouania willdenowi chromosome 20, fGouWil2.1, whole genome shotgun sequence genome window below encodes:
- the rnf152 gene encoding E3 ubiquitin-protein ligase rnf152, whose translation METLSQDSILECQICFNYYSPRRRPKLLDCRHTCCSVCLTQMRSTQKEIRCPWCRGVTQLPPGLSVSQLPDDPDIITIIAIPHASEHTPVFIRLPSNGCYMLPLSVAKERALGLPGEFGCRFLPGAQPKGVTVVTMPEQQLAMGLESIGMALDGSDGESRIPGPMVGAGKGSTWSGVCTVLLVACVLLFLLGIVLHNMSCISKRFTVISCG comes from the coding sequence ATGGAGACTCTTTCCCAGGATTCGATTTTGGAGTGCCAGATCTGCTTCAACTACTACAGTCCACGGCGGCGGCCCAAACTCCTGGATTGCCGACACACGTGTTGCTCAGTGTGTTTGACCCAAATGCGCAGCACACAGAAGGAGATCCGCTGCCCGTGGTGCCGGGGCGTCACCCAACTTCCTCCGGGCCTGTCTGTCTCCCAGCTGCCGGACGACCCCGACATCATCACGATTATTGCCATCCCTCACGCCTCTGAGCACACGCCCGTCTTTATCCGACTCCCTAGCAATGGTTGCTACATGCTGCCCTTGTCGGTCGCCAAAGAGCGGGCATTGGGCCTCCCGGGCGAGTTTGGCTGTCGCTTTCTTCCTGGCGCACAGCCGAAAGGGGTGACGGTGGTGACGATGCCCGAGCAGCAGCTGGCGATGGGATTGGAGAGCATAGGGATGGCGTTGGACGGCTCTGACGGGGAGAGCAGGATTCCTGGCCCAATGGTAGGAGCTGGAAAGGGATCCACGTGGTCGGGCGTGTGCACGGTGCTCCTCGTGGCGTGCGTGCTGCTGTTCTTGCTGGGCATCGTGCTGCACAACATGTCCTGCATCTCCAAACGGTTCACCGTCATCTCCTGCGGCTGA